The Streptococcus mitis genome has a segment encoding these proteins:
- a CDS encoding response regulator transcription factor, producing MYKILVVDDDFEILKLMRTILEMKNYQVTTYQEVTVPINISNFKGFDLILLDVMMPNIDGMQICKQIRNKVSSPIIFVSAKDTEEDIVSGLNLGGDDYITKPFSINQLIAKVAANLKREERYKQGELSNQIVRELSPITIYLQEKIVCINGDSLAFTSREYDIIELLSSNPRKIFTVQDIYENVYDDDAETLFRSISEYIYQIRLKFSSYGINPIKTVRGMGYKWHD from the coding sequence ATGTATAAGATATTAGTTGTAGATGACGATTTTGAAATTTTGAAATTGATGCGAACTATTTTAGAGATGAAAAACTATCAGGTAACGACGTATCAAGAAGTGACCGTACCAATCAATATTAGTAATTTCAAAGGATTCGATTTGATTTTATTAGATGTAATGATGCCTAATATAGATGGTATGCAAATTTGTAAGCAGATTAGAAATAAAGTAAGCTCCCCTATTATTTTTGTTAGTGCAAAAGATACCGAAGAAGATATAGTATCAGGATTGAATTTAGGAGGAGATGACTATATTACAAAACCTTTCAGCATCAATCAATTAATTGCTAAAGTTGCTGCAAATCTCAAACGAGAAGAACGATACAAACAAGGTGAATTAAGTAATCAAATTGTTCGAGAATTATCTCCAATAACGATTTATTTACAAGAAAAAATTGTTTGTATTAATGGAGATAGTCTTGCCTTTACAAGTAGGGAATATGATATCATAGAGCTATTATCTAGCAATCCAAGAAAAATTTTTACTGTACAAGATATATATGAAAACGTTTATGATGATGATGCTGAAACCCTCTTTCGTTCAATATCTGAGTATATCTATCAAATAAGATTAAAATTCTCATCCTATGGAATTAATCCTATAAAAACAGTTAGAGGTATGGGATACAAGTGGCATGATTAA